From one Anopheles cruzii chromosome 3, idAnoCruzAS_RS32_06, whole genome shotgun sequence genomic stretch:
- the LOC128270456 gene encoding uncharacterized protein LOC128270456: MCGYTPEENVVRLQNSLRGKVLETVKCLLLHPDNIGRIMDTLKARYGQPEAIVHQLMEKACSLPPIKEDNPETLMDMAVSVQHLCATAELGKKLTPTLKLNWAEYRWKLNTVSLTNFSDWAYTLAKAVNAVSFDSSRTPAEATQFNIHELNNTNLFALKLGKGLIIEDYHVIFHEFNLNEFKIILKEYGKIVHTLETFISATDNYSEKISQLEVNNNLVQVKTVLKHKYEQAISMIKNFETKKKSKRSIDFLGSIIKDITGNLDQNDYDIINNQIEQIRKANNILITDNNAQIKINSVFEQRINNLTEIAHKQVTEVHDIIKMSGLSLDSQKSINRKLHIHDIIFALDNIREQLDVIFESTQLAKLGVIPKALLQPQELDFVLNILKDEGLTITSNIEAYEFLETTAVHSNHKIILLIKIPKFRNGNITMIQVEPIPHHNKILNIQKKYVLANDKETYLTNNFIRLEDYYVVKTNEIQNVTDNECEHRLMKAKPSNCAFTQHSDNTEIMRIANFGVLIKNAKSVIINNTCGYGNRNLTGSFFLHLRNCTIFVNEQKFEEKQLQYTAKPDIIPLNAVHIKETIVYLNDIQNLTRLHIKNREKINQIEGVNRHLIIHNTTSAIITFIIILSIIWCMVTKINQVKKEVTIRVQPTLTRDGSS; encoded by the exons ATGTGCGGCTACACACCCGAGGAGAATGTGGTACGCCTACAGAACAGCCTCCGAGGAAAAGTGTTAGAAACCGTCAAGTGCCTGCTTCTACATCCGGACAACATTGGGAGGATCATGGACACGCTAAAGGCAAGATACGGCCAGCCTGAGGCCATCGTCCATCAGCTGATGGAGAAAGCGTGCAGCCTTCCGCCCATCAAGGAGGACAACCCTGAGACGCTCATGGACATGGCAGTGAGCGTCCAGCATCTGTGTGCCACAGCAGAG CTAGGGAAAAAGCTGACCCCCACGCTGAAACTGAACTGGGCAGAATACCGGTGGAAGTTGAACACGGTCAGTTTAACGAATTTCAGCGACTGGGCCTACACGCTGGCCAAGGCCGTGAATGCAGTTAGCTTCGACAGTTCCCGAACACCAGCCGAAG CAACCCAATTTAACATTCACGAATTAAATAATACTAATCTATTTGCACTAAAACTTGGCAAAGGATTAATCATTGAGGATTATCATGTTATATTCCATGAATTCAATCTAAATGAGTTCAAAATTATCCTCAAAGAATACGGTAAAATTGTCCATACATTAGAAACATTCATAAGCGCAACGGACAATTACTCGGAAAAAATAAGTCAATTAGAAGTAAACAACAATCTTGTTCAGGTGAAGACTGTACTCAAACATAAATACGAACAGGCAATCTCCATGATTAAAAATTTCGAAACTAAGAAAAAATCCAAGCGATCAATAGACTTTCTAGGAAGCATAATTAAAGATATAACAGGAAATTTGGATCAAAATGATTATGACatcataaataatcaaatagAACAGATTAGAAAggcaaacaacattttgaTAACAGACAATAATGCCCAGATCAAAATCAACAGTGTGTTTGAACaaagaataaataatttaacagAAATAGCACACAAGCAGGTAACCGAAGTTCACGATATTATCAAAATGTCAGGTTTGAGTTTAGACAGCCAGAAGAGCATCAACAGAAAATTGCACATACACGACATCATATTCGCGTTGGACAACATTCGGGAACAACTAGACGTTATCTTCGAATCAACACAGCTGGCAAAACTCGGAGTCATTCCCAAAGCTCTACTGCAGCCGCAAGAGCTTGATTTTGTACTCAATATATTAAAGGATGAAGGACTTACAATCACATCAAACATAGAAGCATATGAGTTTTTGGAAACAACAGCAGTTCATAGCAATCACAAAATAATACTGCTCATAAAGATTCCAAAATTCAGAAATGGAAATATTACCATGATCCAAGTTGAACCGATTCCACACCACAATAAGATACTCAACATACAGAAAAAGTACGTCCTAGCGAACGACAAAGAAACGTACTTAACTAACAACTTCATTCGACTGGAAGATTACTACGTTgtaaaaacgaatgaaattCAAAATGTCACGGACAATGAGTGCGAACACAGACtgatgaaagcaaaaccaagTAATTGCGCTTTCACGCAACACTCAGATAATACGGAAATAATGCGTATAGCAAATTTTGGAGTACTCATAAAAAACGCCAAATCCGTAATTATCAATAACACCTGCGGTTACGGTAACCGAAACCTTACCGGATCGTTTTTCCTGCACCTTAGAAACTGCACAATTTTCGTGAACGAACAGAAATTCGAGGAAAAACAATTGCAATATACAGCGAAACCCGACATTATTCCACTCAACGCAGTCCACATCAAAGAGACAATAGTCTATCTTAATGACATTCAGAATCTAACAAGGTTACATATAAAGAACCgagaaaaaatcaatcagATTGAAGGCGTCAACCGACACTTGATTATACACAACACCACTAGTGCAATCATAACCTTCATCATAATCCTCTCAATCATATGGTGCATGGTGACAAAAATCAACCAAGTCAAGAAGGAAGTCACAATCCGAGTACAACCAACATTGACCCGAGACGGCTCATCCTAA